The Parafrankia irregularis nucleotide sequence CTACGCCGAGCGTTCCAGCCCGCACCAGGTGCAACAGAACGACGGTCAGACCGACCACTGCGAGAAGAAGCAGGACGAGAAGCGCTATGAGTGCGACACCCACGGTTGCTCCTCCCGCTTCTGTTCACGCCTGTGATGACAGGCGTGAGGTGCACGGGACCAGGACCAGCCAGCGAGCAGGCGGCACGTATCGACCGGTGCCCTAAATCAGGCCACCGGAGGGCACATCGGCACCGAAAGCCGAGCCTGCCGACAGCGCAGGACCACCGACGGTCGAAGGAACACCGCCCTGATGTGAAGTTGGCCAGCTATCTGGAACCGCATACGCGCGGCTACCCTTGCACCTTTGTGAAAGGGTAGGTCTGTAACTTTCATTCGGTCAAGAAAAACATCGCCGATCCACCGCACCCGGACAGCCGGGAGGGAGCCACCCATTCAGCTTTGCCAGCGGCTCCGCGGCCGGCGCTGCACGCCCCGGTCCAGGCTGTCGACGTCGCTGTCCGCTTCTTCGGCCTCCTCTTCGACGACCGCCTCGACCGCCTCCTCGACGACTCGCCGGACGAGGTCGAGCGGATAGCCCTTTCGGGTGAGCAGGGCGGCCAGCCGGCGGGCCTGCACTGATGCCGGCAGGCCCTCCATGACACGAAGACGCCGGGAGACGAGGGAACGTGCGGTCGCCTCCTCGTCCTCGGTGCCGACCGCCGCCAGGGCTTCCTCCGACACCTCGGGCTGCACCCCGCGCCGTCGCAGCTCGACGGCGAGCGCGCGACGGCCCAATCCCCGCCCAGCCCGGGCCGACGAGACGAACGCGGCCGCGAAGGCCTCATCGTCCACCAGACCAACCTCGGCCAGACGATCGAGAACCAGCCCGGCGATCTCCTCCTCGACGCCCCGGCGACTCAGCACCGCCGCGAGCTCTGCCCGGCTGCGCGGCCGGGCCGCGAGCTGGTGCAGGCAGATCTCCCGCGCGGCTGCCAACGGGTCGGCCCGGCCCGCGCGGGCCGACGCCGCAGAGGCACCCGACGTGACCGACGAGCGATCCGCTGCCGCCGGCCCGCTCTCCCCCTTCACCACATCCTGCACAGCTGACGACAGCTCGGGCGGGAACACGGCACCCCGGGTCAGAGGTCGACCGGAACCGGAGCGGGCGCATCCGCGTCAGCGTCCAGCGCCGGCGTTATACCGAGCTTCTCCTTGATCCGCTTCTCGATCTCGTTCGCCAGATCAGGATTGTCGCGCAGGAATGAACGCGCATTTTCCTTCCCCTGGCCGAGCTGGTCGCCGTCGTAGGTGTACCAGGCACCGGACTTGCGAATGATGCCGTGCTCGACACCCATGTCGATGAGGGAGCCCTCACGGCTGATGCCGCCGCCGTAGACGATGTCGAACTCGGCCGTTCGGAAAGGTGGCGCCATCTTGTTCTTGACGACCTTCACCCTGGTTCGGTTACCGACGGCTTCCTGCCCGTCCTTCAGGGTCTCGATGCGACGGACATCCAGCCGGACGGAGGCGTAGAACTTCAACGCCTTGCCACCGGTGGTCGTCTCCGGGGAGCCGAACATGACGCCGACCTTCTCCCGGAGCTGGTTGATGAAGATCGCGGTCGTGCCCGAGTTCGCGAGCGCACCGGTGATCTTCCGCAGCGCCTGGGACATCAGCCTGGCCTGCAGGCCGACGTGGCTGTCACCCATCTCGCCCTCGATCTCGGCACGCGGCACGAGGGCAGCCACCGAGTCGATGACGATGATGTCCAGCGCGCCGGAGCGGATCAGCATGTCCGCGATCTCCAGCGCCTGCTCCCCCGTGTCGGGCTGGGAGACCAGCAACGCGTCCGTGTCGACGCCCAGCTTGCCCGCGTACTCAGGGTCAAGCGCGTGCTCCGCGTCAATGAAGGCCGCGATACCACCGGCCGCCTGGGCGTTCGCCACAGCGTGCAGGGCGACCGTGGTCTTTCCGGACGACTCCGGCCCGTAGACCTCGATGATGCGCCCACGGGGAAGACCCCCGATACCGAGCGCGACATCGAGCGCGATCGATCCGGTCGGGATCGCCTGGATCGGCGGCCTGGTGTCGTCCCCCAGGCGCATGACCGAGCCCTTGCCGAACTGCTTGTCGATCTGCGCAAGGGCGTTCTCCAACGCCTTCTCGCGGTCGGGTCCAACCATTGGAGTTACTCCATGCAGAGGTCGTCGAGTCTTGGCCACGATCCGACGCTAGGGGGTGGGTCCGACAGTTTCGAGAGCCGGGTCGCTTCTGTGGACATCGGAGAGCATGTGGACAACAGTAGCCGAACATTCGTTCGAAGCCTCAACGACACGCCGCGGCTCACCCGAACGGGTGGCCCCACCGCTCCCCGCACACCTGCCGGGCCGGGTTCCGGCGCCACTCGGCCACGACCCACTGCCGCTCGGCCACCACTCACCCGCCACTGCCGCCACTCGGCCACCACCCGTGGCCGCCCACGGCCGCGGCCATCCGCCGCGACCGGCTGCCACCAACTCGACGCCGGGCCCACCAAGGTGCCGGCGTCAGCGGTCGCGAGCCGGCACGTCGAACTCGTCACATACCGCGCGCCACACCTGCTTGGCGTCGTCCCCCCGCCGCAGCGCCGCCTCCACCGTCGCCCCGCCCAGACCGGCGATCACGTGGTCGCGTGCGAGCGAGTCGGCGTAGGCAGCGCCGAACTGCTTGTTCATGTTCGCCCAGAACTCGGTCAGTCGCACCGCTCCAGTCTGCACGCCGCCGACCGCGCCCCGGCCACGGCCGGGTCCTCATACCGGCGACCGTCCGGTGACCGTCCGGCGACGCCGGGCGGACCCGGCCGTGGACCGCGGGATTTGTGTCGGTGGCAGGAAGCAGACTGATGCCGTGACCGCCTCGGACGTCCCGGACCCCCTCGCCGCCTTCACGGCCCCGACCCGCGAGTGGTTCGCCTCGTCCTTCGCGGCGCCGACCCCGGCCCAGTCCGGGGCCTGGTCGGCCGTGTCCCGAGGCGCGAGTGCCCTGGTGGTGGCGCCGACCGGGTCCGGCAAGACGCTCGCGGCCTTCCTGTGGTCGCTGGACGGTCTGGCTCGTTCCGACCCTCCGGCGGACCCGACGCTGCGCTGCCGGGTGCTGTATGTCAGCCCGCTCAAGGCACTCGCGGTCGACGTCGAGCGCAACCTGCGGGCGCCGCTCGCCGGCATCCGGGCCGCCGCCGCGCGGCTGGGCCAGCCCGTCCCGGAGGTGTCCGTCGGTGTCCGCTCCGGCGACACTCCAGCCGCCGAACGCCGATCATTCGGCCGGACTCCGCCCGACATCCTGATCACCACGCCGGAGTCGCTGTTCCTGATCCTCACCAGCGCCGCCCGCACAGCCCTGCGCGGCGTCCGGACTGTGATCGTCGACGAGGTCCACGCCGTCGCGGGCACCAAGCGGGGCGCGCATCTGGCACTGAGTCTGGAACGCCTCGACGATCTGCTCGACGCCCCGGCGCAGCGGGTCGGGCTGTCCGCGACCGTGCGCCCGGTGGAGGAGATCGCCCGTTTCCTCGGCGGGCCACACCCGGTGACGGTCATCCGACCGCCGTCCGAGAAGACGCTGCAGATCGAGGTGGCCGTCCCCGTCGAGGACATGGCGAACCTCGACGAGACACCGACACCGATGACGCCGCCACAGGTCCTGCCGCTGGAGGCCGTCGCCGAGGGGCCCGCCGCCGGCCCGGGCCCGCGCGCGTCGATCTGGCCCGCGGTCGAGGAGCGAGTGCTGGATCTGATCCTCTCCCATTCCTCGACGATCGTCTTCGTGAACTCGCGGCGGCTCGCCGAGCGTCTGTGCGCCCGGCTGAACGAGCTGTACGCCGACCGCCTCGAGCAGGCCACGGCGTTCGAACAGGCCACGGGGTTCGAACAGACAATGGGGTTCGAACAGGCCACGGCTGGCGGGCAGACCACGGTGAAAAGCACCGTGCGTCTGTCACCGGCGGATCTGATGGGTCCGGCCGGCGGCGCCGCGCCACCGGTGGGCGTCGAGGTCGCGCGTGCCCACCACGGCAGTGTGAGCCGCGAGCAGCGCCTGCTGATCGAGGACGATCTGAAGTCCGGGCGGCTGCCCGCCGTGGTCGCGACCTCCAGCCTCGAGCTGGGCATCGACATGGGCGCGGTCGATCTGGTCGTGCAGATCGAGTCACCGCCGAGCGTCGCGGCCGGTATGCAGCGGATCGGGCGGGCGGGGCACCAGGTCGGCGCCGCGAGCCGGGGCGTGGTCCTGCCCAAGCACCGCTCCGACCTGCTGGAATGCGCCGTCGTCGCCGAGCGGATGCGCTCCGCGCAGATCGAGGCCGTCCGTTACCCGCGCAACCCGCTGGACGTGCTGGCGCAGCAGATCGTGGCGATCCTCGCGATGGAGGACCGCGAGGTGGACGAACTGGGCGCGCTGGTTCGCCGCGCGGCACCGTTCTCGGGCCTGCCCGGCTCGGCGTACGAGGGCGTCCTGGACATGCTGGCCGGGCGCTATCCGTCCGACGACTTCGCCGAGCTGCGTCCCCGCATCACCTGGGACCGGGCCACTGGTGTGCTCGCGAGCCGGCCCGGGGCGCAGCGGCTCGCCGTCACCAGCGGCGGCACCATTCCCGACCGTGGCATGTTCGGTGTCTTCCTGCTCGGGGAGAAGGCCAGCCGGGTCGGCGAGCTCGACGAGGAGATGGTCTACGAGTCGCGCATCGGCGACGTCGTGCTGCTCGGCTCGTCGAGCTGGCGCATCGAGGAGATCACGCCGGACCGGGTGCTCGTCACGCCCGCGCCCGGCCGGCCCGGCCGGCTGCCCTTCTGGCACGGGGACGCGCCGGGCCGGCCCGCCGAGCTGGGCCGTGCCCTCGGCGCGTTCCTGCGGGAGCTGGCCACGCTGGCGCCCGAGGCGGCGACGGCCCGCGTCCGCGCGGCCGGGCTGGACGACTGGGCTGCCGGCAACCTGCTGAGCTACCTGGACGAGCAGCGGGCGGCCACCGGCCATCTCTCCGACGACCGGCATCTGATCGTCGAACGGTTCCGGGATGAGCTGGGTGACTGGCGGCTCGCCGTCCACTCGCCGTTCGGGGCGCCGGTGAACGCGCCCTGGGCGCTGGCGATCGGTGCCCGCCTGCGGGAACGGTACGGCTCCGAGGTGCAGATCATGCACACCGACGACGGTGTGGTGGCCCGCGTCCCGGACGCGGCCGAGGCACCCCGGGCGGAGCTGGTCGTCTTCGACCCCGCGGAGATCGAGGCGGTCGTGCGCGCAGAGGTCGGCGGCAGTGCCCTGTTCGCGAGCCGCTTCCGCGAATGTGCGAGCCGGTCCCTGCTGCTGCCGCGCCGCACCCCCGGCCGGCGCACACCGCTGTGGCAGCAGCGCCAGCGCAGCGCGCATCTGCTGTCGGTCGCCGCCACGTTCGGTGACTTCCCGGTCGTGCTCGAGACGATGCGTGAGTGCCTGCAGGACGTCTACGACGTGCCAGCCCTGGTCGGGCTGATGCGCGAGGTCGACGCACGGTCGCTGCGGGTCGTCGAGGTGGAGACCACGGCGCCCTCCCCGTTCGCCTCGTCGCTGCTGTTCGGCTACGTCGCGGCGTTCATGTACGACGGCGACGCCCCGCTGGCCGAGCGCCGCGCCCAGATCCTCTCCCTCGACAGCTCGCTGCTCGCCGAGCTGCTCGGCGAGACGGAGCTGCGGGAGCTCATCGATCCCCGCGTTCTCGAACGGATCGTCGCCGAGCTGCAGCGGCTGGTGCCCGAACGACACGCGCGGGACGCGGAGTCCGCGGCCGATCTGCTGCGGGTGCTCGGGGATCTGAGCCTGGAGGAGGCCGCCGCCCGCGGCGTGGAGCACTCCTGGCTGGAATCGCTGGAGCGGGCCGGTCGTGCGATCAGGGTACGGATCACCGGGGCCGAGCGGTGGGTTCCGGTCGAGGACGCGGGCCGACTGCGCGATGCGCTCGGCGTGGCACTGCCGGTCGGCGTTCCGGCCGCGTTCACCGAGCCGGTGCGCGATCCGCTCGGTGACCTGATCTCACGCTACGCCCGCACACACGGCCCGTTCGAGTCCGCGGACGTCGCCGGCCGGTTCGGGCTCGGCATCGCGGTGGTCGAAGGCCTGCTCGAGCGGCTCACCGCCGAGGGGCGTCTGGTCCGCGGCGAGCTGCACCCGGACCGCGCGGGTGAGCAGTGGTGCGACGCGGGGGTGCTGCGCGCGCTGCGCCGGCGCAGCCTCGCCGCGTTGCGCAAGGAGGTCGAGGCCGTCCCGGTTCGGGCGATGGGCGAGTTCCTGCCAGCCTGGCAGTCGGTGACGACCCGGCGCGGCCGGGGCGTCGACGGGGTGTTGCGTGCCATCGAGCAGCTCCAGGGCGCGCTGGTGCCGGCGAGCTCGCTGGAGCAGCTGGTGCTGCCGTCCCGGGTCAGCGACTACGCGCCGGCGATGCTCGACGAGCTGTGTGCCACGGGCGAGGTGCTGTGGGCCGGTTCCGGTGGGCTGCCCGGCAACGACGGGTGGCTCACCCTCGTCCTGGCCGAGACCGCCGAGGACCTGCTGCCGCAGCCCGACCCGGACGCGGCGGCGGGCCCGGCCCACCGCGCCATCCTGGACGCGCTCGCGGACGGCCAGGCACTGTTCTTCCGCGGCCTCTCCGACCGGGTGGGCAGCCTCGACGACGCCGGGCTCGTCGAGGACACCGCCCTCGCGAGCGCCCTGTGGGATCTGGTGTGGGCCGGTCTGGTCACCAACGACACGCTCGCCGCGCTGCGCGTCCAGCTCGGAGCGGGCCATCCGGCGCAGGCGAGCCGCCGGGCCCCCCGCGGCCGGGTCGCCCGGCTCGGCCGCGGGCGGCCCGTGATGCCGCGCCGGACCGGCCCTCCGACGGTCGGTGGCCGGTGGTCGCTGCTCCCCGAGCGGGAGAGCGACCCGACCCGGCGCGCGCATGCACTGGCCGAGGCGTTGCTGGAGCGGCACGGCATCGTCACCCGCGGTGCGGTCGCCGCCGAGCACACGCCGGGCGGCTTCGCGGCGGTCTACCGGGTGCTGGCGGCATTCGAGGAGGCGGGGCGCTGCCGCCGCGGCTACTTCGTCGAGTCGCTGGGTGCGGCGCAGTTCGCCGTCCCGGGCGCCGTCGACCGGCTCCGCGCCATCGCCGCGGCTCAGCGCGACGCCGCCGACCAGCCCAGCTGGGCAGCCTCGGGCCAGCCCGACCGGGCAGCCGCCGGACCGTTCGCCACGGGAGCCGGCATGGCAGGTGCGGGCATGGCAGCAGGTGCGGGCATGGCGGGCGCGGGCATGGCGGGCGCGGGCGCCGGGCACGTCGCGAGCACGCGCCTGGCCGGCGGGGCGGGCTTCGGTGTGCCGCGTCCGGGTGAAGCCGATGCGCGGGCTGTCGTGCTCGCCGCGGCGGATCCGGCGAATCCGTACGGCGCCGCGCTGCCGTGGCCCCCACGTCCGGCGGCTGCGGGCGAAGGCGAGGGATCCGGTCACCGTGCCGGCCGCAAGGCGGGCGCGGTCGTCGTTCTCGTCGATGGTGAGCTGGTGCTCTACGTCGAACGCGGCGGCCGCACACTGCTGTCGTGGTCGGACACCCCGGCGCTGCTCGGCCCGGCGGTGGAGGCCCTCGCGCAGGCCGTCCGCGCCGGAGCGTTGGGCCGCCTGACCGTGGAGAAGGCCGACGGCGCTGCAGTGGTCGGCAGCGGGCTCGGCGTGGCCCTGGAGGCCGCGGGTTTCCATCCGACCCCGCGCGGGCTGCGGCTACGCGCATGAGCGCATCGAACAGATCACCCGAAAACGAGCCACCCGAGCATCGGTCGACCGAGCATGGGTCGACCGAACGCGGGCCTTCCGGGCGGGGATCCCGAGGGCAGACGGCCGATCCCACCCCATGGG carries:
- the recX gene encoding recombination regulator RecX, producing MKGESGPAAADRSSVTSGASAASARAGRADPLAAAREICLHQLAARPRSRAELAAVLSRRGVEEEIAGLVLDRLAEVGLVDDEAFAAAFVSSARAGRGLGRRALAVELRRRGVQPEVSEEALAAVGTEDEEATARSLVSRRLRVMEGLPASVQARRLAALLTRKGYPLDLVRRVVEEAVEAVVEEEAEEADSDVDSLDRGVQRRPRSRWQS
- the recA gene encoding recombinase RecA encodes the protein MVGPDREKALENALAQIDKQFGKGSVMRLGDDTRPPIQAIPTGSIALDVALGIGGLPRGRIIEVYGPESSGKTTVALHAVANAQAAGGIAAFIDAEHALDPEYAGKLGVDTDALLVSQPDTGEQALEIADMLIRSGALDIIVIDSVAALVPRAEIEGEMGDSHVGLQARLMSQALRKITGALANSGTTAIFINQLREKVGVMFGSPETTTGGKALKFYASVRLDVRRIETLKDGQEAVGNRTRVKVVKNKMAPPFRTAEFDIVYGGGISREGSLIDMGVEHGIIRKSGAWYTYDGDQLGQGKENARSFLRDNPDLANEIEKRIKEKLGITPALDADADAPAPVPVDL
- a CDS encoding DUF3046 domain-containing protein, coding for MRLTEFWANMNKQFGAAYADSLARDHVIAGLGGATVEAALRRGDDAKQVWRAVCDEFDVPARDR
- a CDS encoding ATP-dependent helicase → MTASDVPDPLAAFTAPTREWFASSFAAPTPAQSGAWSAVSRGASALVVAPTGSGKTLAAFLWSLDGLARSDPPADPTLRCRVLYVSPLKALAVDVERNLRAPLAGIRAAAARLGQPVPEVSVGVRSGDTPAAERRSFGRTPPDILITTPESLFLILTSAARTALRGVRTVIVDEVHAVAGTKRGAHLALSLERLDDLLDAPAQRVGLSATVRPVEEIARFLGGPHPVTVIRPPSEKTLQIEVAVPVEDMANLDETPTPMTPPQVLPLEAVAEGPAAGPGPRASIWPAVEERVLDLILSHSSTIVFVNSRRLAERLCARLNELYADRLEQATAFEQATGFEQTMGFEQATAGGQTTVKSTVRLSPADLMGPAGGAAPPVGVEVARAHHGSVSREQRLLIEDDLKSGRLPAVVATSSLELGIDMGAVDLVVQIESPPSVAAGMQRIGRAGHQVGAASRGVVLPKHRSDLLECAVVAERMRSAQIEAVRYPRNPLDVLAQQIVAILAMEDREVDELGALVRRAAPFSGLPGSAYEGVLDMLAGRYPSDDFAELRPRITWDRATGVLASRPGAQRLAVTSGGTIPDRGMFGVFLLGEKASRVGELDEEMVYESRIGDVVLLGSSSWRIEEITPDRVLVTPAPGRPGRLPFWHGDAPGRPAELGRALGAFLRELATLAPEAATARVRAAGLDDWAAGNLLSYLDEQRAATGHLSDDRHLIVERFRDELGDWRLAVHSPFGAPVNAPWALAIGARLRERYGSEVQIMHTDDGVVARVPDAAEAPRAELVVFDPAEIEAVVRAEVGGSALFASRFRECASRSLLLPRRTPGRRTPLWQQRQRSAHLLSVAATFGDFPVVLETMRECLQDVYDVPALVGLMREVDARSLRVVEVETTAPSPFASSLLFGYVAAFMYDGDAPLAERRAQILSLDSSLLAELLGETELRELIDPRVLERIVAELQRLVPERHARDAESAADLLRVLGDLSLEEAAARGVEHSWLESLERAGRAIRVRITGAERWVPVEDAGRLRDALGVALPVGVPAAFTEPVRDPLGDLISRYARTHGPFESADVAGRFGLGIAVVEGLLERLTAEGRLVRGELHPDRAGEQWCDAGVLRALRRRSLAALRKEVEAVPVRAMGEFLPAWQSVTTRRGRGVDGVLRAIEQLQGALVPASSLEQLVLPSRVSDYAPAMLDELCATGEVLWAGSGGLPGNDGWLTLVLAETAEDLLPQPDPDAAAGPAHRAILDALADGQALFFRGLSDRVGSLDDAGLVEDTALASALWDLVWAGLVTNDTLAALRVQLGAGHPAQASRRAPRGRVARLGRGRPVMPRRTGPPTVGGRWSLLPERESDPTRRAHALAEALLERHGIVTRGAVAAEHTPGGFAAVYRVLAAFEEAGRCRRGYFVESLGAAQFAVPGAVDRLRAIAAAQRDAADQPSWAASGQPDRAAAGPFATGAGMAGAGMAAGAGMAGAGMAGAGAGHVASTRLAGGAGFGVPRPGEADARAVVLAAADPANPYGAALPWPPRPAAAGEGEGSGHRAGRKAGAVVVLVDGELVLYVERGGRTLLSWSDTPALLGPAVEALAQAVRAGALGRLTVEKADGAAVVGSGLGVALEAAGFHPTPRGLRLRA